The Pagrus major chromosome 5, Pma_NU_1.0 genomic sequence AAGGTGGGACTTTTATGACAGCTTCAAACATACCTATAAAGATAAAGTTGGAtacttttaaatcattttattatgctgtttttacttttctatAAATTCTTCAgttatactgtacatttctttttgcaGATGAAACCTACAGAATTCCTGTTGAGGACATCACAGGGATCCCTCCCATTCCAATTCAACCAATCGGATTTGAGGATGCCTACGTACTAATCTGGTTTGTGATCAGAGAAATCTGCTTTAGGAATAAATACAGgccaaaatcaaaataaatcgATTctaacttgttgtttttttgttggtcATTTCAGTGAGCTAGGAGGAGAAGCAGCTCTAGCTGATTGGCAGGGAGCGTTCAACTGTACCTACAACATTGGAGGTCCGGGGTTCAAAGAAACATCTGCTTTCAACGGCAGGTAGCCAGACATACTCAGGCATTAGCTGCATTTAAAGCTGATCCAGGAGCTTTTTTATTGAGCTATGCCTGTTCATAATCAAACCtttcttttaaaagtctgaTACAACTAGTCAAAATACTTCTAACTCCCAGAGTGGGGAGtaaacaatttttttctgaataCATCCCATTGGAGAAGTAGCAGTCGAGCAGTGGGACCTTTGTCAATTCCTTCATCCTTATGACTTCGATCCTCTTTTCCAGCGATGTGAAACTGGACATCTTCAATCATGGAGAACTTAAGAACTCCTCCAATGTGATGGGAGTTATCAGAGGGAGTGTCGAGCCAGGTGAGACTGGAAACAATGTCGCAATTGGCCATTAAATTTAATCTGTTTTCACCTTGTAATTTCTCTgtttgtgctctgtgtgtgtttgcgtccACAGACAGGTATGTGATCTATGGGAACCACAGGGACAGTTGGGTTCATGGTGCCATCGATCCGAGCAGTGGGACATCGGTCATGCTGGAATTGACCAGAGTGTTGGGCAAGATGGTAAAGCAGGGTGAGGATACTAAAAGCTGTATGAACTACTAATTGTTTGGCATATATGGCTGaataaagagtttgtttttattcttgtcTGTGGCAGGCAAATGGAGGCCTCGCAGGTCAATAATATTTGGAAGCTGGGGAGCAGAGGAGTTCGGCCTTATCGGCTCCGCAGAATACACAGAGGTGATTTCAATTAATCCACAAGATCAGACATAACACGAACCAAcatgaaatttttatttttatttttgttttaaggcAAGAAAGATCaatcttcttttaaaaaatggaattCATAAAGCAATGAAACACTTGTTGCTCATTTCAACACACATAGGTTTTATGGATACAACCTTCCTTGGTATGGTGtctaatgttagcaaactttaGATGGATACTCCTGTCTaacaaataataacaacaaacacTAACAAATCACTGAGTAACTTTTCTGACTTTAAGTTCTGCTTGTATACTTACTGTCACTGACAAATATAACCTTTATCTTGTCTTTTCTCCAGCAATACTTCACCAAGCTCAGTGAACGGACTGTTGCTTACATCAATGTGGATATAGCTGTCTTTGGTAAGAAGCTCTTTCTGCCTCCCAGGAGTAAATAAAGACATCCAATGACAGGAATAGTCTCAGTCCCTGGGTCCACCTGTACAGATGCAGCCATGTAGTTGGACAAATGATCACAAAACTACTTGTTTCGAAAAAGCACCTTTtaaaaatttacatttcaacTCAGATGTTTGTAGGTTTTTTCTTGAAACTCTCGTTGACAAACATGTATTATTTTGTGGTACACAAAGTTATGCATGAAGAGGAATGGCTGCCACTGTAGGTTGTGTTCACTGACTGCCAGCCTTGTGCCTTGGAGCTGTTCAAGTTAATGGTGACACTAATCCAAAACCTGTATTCATCTTCCACTCCTCAGCCAACGCCACTCTCAGAGCTTCAGGGATGCCGTCAGTACAGAACGTCATCTTCAAAGCCACAAAACAGGTGAGCTCTTTAAAAACCAACTTATGTCACTTCAGGTGGTTCTTTCCAGAAATTTAAGGAGGCTGttacatgaaaatgtgtttcttgtctAGGTCAATGCAGCTGGAATGGACTCAACATCTGTGTACGACAACTGGATCAAATATTTCAACTGGACAAGCCCAGAACATGGACTCATTCCCAAGTAATGGACTACAGTTAAACCTTTCTGTTTTTCCCACATCTTGCATTGCATTGTGTGAAAATAGTTatttaggtttttattttttggaagTTTTCAGAATTGATTGGTTGTTTGCCCATTGCTGATCTATTGCTGTCTTCCTTTAACAGGATGGGATACCTTACAGGAGCAGGGAGCGATTACGCTGCCTTTGTCCATTATCTGGGAATCACTGCCATGGACATTTCATACACATATGACAGGGTATGAAAGAACTCTGCCTTTGAATTGCTGTACTACaatatatttttgtgtaatgACCATGTGAGTGGCTTTATGTACAGTAGGACATAGATACCAAAGTAATGCCTCAAATAAAAgacttgttttttaatcttccGCTGTCATTTAGTTTCTCTTCATTGGGTCCGAGACACATTCCTCCTCCCTGTAAATTGGATAAATCTTACATTTTTTGCACACTGCTGTCATTCTGCGCTGTTACTCTTAAGTTGTCTTATTGTATCTCTTGTTTGAAACAAGCTGTCACCcaacaaaagtttttttctgcctcagtgAGCTTGTGAGGCGAAATCAGAAGTGAACTGAACtcattcagtcagtcatgtAACTTCtattaaatagatttttttttcttcttacagAGTAAAACAAATGCTCGGATATACCCTGCGTACCACACAGCATACGACACCTTTGATTACGCCTCAAAGTACATTGATCCAGGTGAGTAATGATGTCTCTCATGTTACCACATATTGGAGATTCTTGGAAGCCCTGATCCCTTTTTCTGTCATGGTACTGCAGATTATGCTGTCTTTCATGTAATATAACAGTGGAAACTGTGGTCTATTTCAATGAAGAAGCTTTTATTTCTTAGTTTCTAATAATTTTTCTCCATCTTCTGATTTACCAACTGCAAAGAAAGCAGAAACATTTTCCCAACAATTACAAAGTACTTTGAACTGTTTTTTCTAAGTAGCTGATGTTAACCAAACTAGATTTCTCCCCAGGCTAATTTTTCTGCAGTTAAACTTCTTAGTGTGAAGTAATTGGTAGCCAGCAAAGCTTTcaaagtagcttccccaacactgaTTCTGACACTTCGTCCTCTCAGGGTTCTTCAGTCACCAAGCTGTTGCCAGGACGGCAGGAAACGTCCTGATTCGATTGGCAGACAGCCTGGTGTTGCCACTCAACTGCAGTGACTACGCTGAGCTTCTGGAGGCATACCTCAACAGAGCAGTGGATCTATATCAGAGCAAACTGCAAGCTATACCCATCTCCATGGGTAAGGACAGGACTGTTAGAGAATACTTTACGTTTCAATATGTCAAGACAAGAATTCAGTGTTTGAAATGGGGCTGtgaattttatgttttctttcttatgTTTTGACTTGTGTGTCCATCTTGGGCCAAAGCAGCTGGAATAATTTACTTACTACATTATGTCTAGTCGCTGGACCTAACATCAATGATGTCTCTGACTGGAACCTGCATTCACCAAAATGCTTTTTGTAACAGGAAAAACTTGAAGACATCTGTGCTAAAAACATGTCTTCGGGCTGCACTTAAGAgcagaacaaacaacagaaacaacatctGTTTCTCCTACTAGAGGATTAGAGAGGGTGAAATCTTTGCCGAGAGGCTGCACAGCTGACCTGTGTCTTATTTCAGAGCCACTAAAACGTGCAGTGGCCAGCTTTCGCAGTGCAGCTTCTCATCTGGACCAGGTGATTCGCAGTTCAGACCTGGCAAACGAAACGTAAGAGCACAAACATACATATGTTGTTATCTCCTTTGCTGCCCACAAAGAAATGAATTTAAGtccatcccctctctctccgaCTCTCTTCTCTTAGACCAATGAAGGTCAGAAGGATCAACGACCAGCTCATGCTGCTGGACCGAGCTTTCTTGGACCCTCTGGCCTTCCCAGATAAATATGCATTCAGgtaagaaaatgaaatgacagcctcaaaataaaactaagCTGCCATGTGTAGTTTTATGGTTGCGCTGTACTTGACAGTCATAAAGTAAATGCGTGCAAAGGCAGTGGGAGGAATGAAGGGTTATGCCAATGCCAATTTCCTGATCTCTACTTTGATCCAGATTCAAACTTTTGTATGGATTGCcatttaattttgaaaaaacattcatgGTTGCCAGATTAAGTTTCACCACTAGGTTGACAATTTTGAAAGAAATGTCTTGACCATAATTGGATGGATTGCAATGTGAGATGTTAAAATTCATTGTTAAatcatttctctgtttccttGTGTGATACACAGACATGTTATCTGGACTTCAAGCAGTGCTGGCATGTCAACCTTCCCAGGTCTGGCTGATGCCTTCGCTAAAGCTGAGTCATCAGGACAGTCCAGCGACTGGAACAAAGTGCACTACCACCTGTCAGTCCTGAGCCAGAACATCGAGGGCGCTGCCAACACACTGGTTGACGTCATatagagcaggaggagggaggagagagggactGCACTTgctcagtgatttttttcaaaaagacaGGGACCTGGAGCCGGTCAGGCCATGATGGGACTATTTATGTATGATATTAAGTGAGGCAATATAGGAATCAATAAACAAAGCATACCACTGAACAGTAAAATGATTGATGTATTCTACTTTTGTAACAGGATTAAAATATAACAATATGATGAATCTTTTTCATTAAAGCACTTCATCAAAGATGAACTACAATTACTGTTGTTATTACAGCTTTAGTTATTCTAAGTGTACAACAGCTGTTAAACTGAATGCACAATGAGTGCcataatgacaataatgaagAAAAGACTATAAAGCAAATGTCACTTACGTTATGAATGACTTGTGACACATATCCACCTCAGTAAAGTATAAAAAGatattaacttattttaaccacCTCATCAAAACTGAGGAGATGACAGGATGGCTGAATATCTCTAAATCAtgggtgcccaaactttttacTTGAATGGCCAAAACCTATAGTACTGTATTTTTAAGATGAAAAATGGTCCTTGGATCCCAGGCTCCCTCCACAAAGTGTCCACTATTCTCAGATTTGAAAAATTATCatttgtaataaataataattcataAACTTACTTGTTATTTTTCCTttagaaacatctggcaggccACATATAACATTACGGTGGTCCAGCTTTGGCCCAagggccccactttgggcagaTCTGCTCTAACTGAATGTTGATATTACATCTAAATCTGTAGAATAGTGTGAAAACTGACTTTTCATTATTGTTGATGCATTTCAGTATTCTTTCAGTAAactaatttgtgtttttatatagaTTTAAAGAACTGAGTAATAGAGTGTTTCTTTGTTCTCACTGCAAAAATCTCTTCTTTTCAGAATTAAAATTTTAGGGTACTGACACTGACatggtaattttttttatttcaaagatCAAATGCTCACACAAGATCTGTGcgatgactgtgtgtgtcaaaTCTATTTTGAAAGGAGCAGTAAGCCACcagactgaaagagaaaaagctgACAGACACTGCAGAGCCATTACACCAGAATGATGCAATGTAATACTGGGTTAATGATCCAGAAATTAATGGATCAAGACCATCCTCCACTGGTGTAATGGCATACAATAGAATGACGTTTAAGTAAGAAGAATTGGCGCAAAGGTTTGTCCAATTAGGGTGAATGCTTGTGAGCTGTCAAGGATATCAGGCAATCAGCACCTTGATATGTCAGCGTTCACAGCAACATGAGATGACTATCAGAGCTCCAAAGAGACTAAATCATCTCTAGCCAGACTGCACGtgcaaaaatctaaattatttaaTGCATCAACTGGTTTGGTCTTGGAAATATCGACTGCACCTCATTGAAAACCTACACATACTTTATGGGCCTCAGTTGCATCCTGTTTTAGCCTGCTGCCCTGGTGCAGGCCTTCATGTGAGGCTGCAATACTACTTCCTACCACCAGGGGTCAGAAAATGCTTTGAGACAATCCTTAGAGCCTAGTCAGCATTTGGGATTAGTGTTTGGGAAGTGTAGCTTCCACAAAATTGAGTAGCAGTAGTGGCAACAATTCACTACTGAAATGGTTATTGAAGACAAACAGTGACAATATCTGATGAGAGAAATGGGATGGAAGAggaaaagcatgaaaaaaaaagtctactCCTTAACTTATTTCCTGTTCAGGCTCTCCTGTAAACATAGGTCTCTCAGGGATTGCTGGTTTTATCCAGACCCCTCCTCTCTGGTTAAAGCCCACAGTGTTAGTCACGCTCATCTGAGCCCTTGCAGCCgctgcagaaacacaacttGGGGGTAGCACTGGTGTGTAAATGAATAACTGTGAGTTTGTGTGGGTTGGTAGATCTGAGAGGTGGATGGGTTCATTTATGTGTATCTTTTATTCTCCCTCGAAAAGATGGGTTGCTTTGGTTCTTGGTTATATTTAAATTACAGGCACTTATACTAAGTGAAGTTAAATGTCACTTAGCAGCATGGTGAGGTTTTAAAAGTGGCCTATAAAGCAACACATGACACCTAACAGAGCCCTACAAGCAAGCTAAATGTCTATCAGTCACAGAAACTACACAAGTAACAAGCAAGGACATAATGAACATGTGCTGTGAATAGAGGACAAGCAACCTAATATAAGTCTCATTGTCGCACTATTTGCAGTTGGTTtgggttttctttgtttattaaaatgttgGTTTATGCAATTTTGTCAGCAGACTTTTGGTCATATTTTTATCTTGTATAAGCAAAGTCTCCTGACATTATGAACTGAGTATTGCAGGAATGACTGGCTGTTTTGTTGgtcagatatatatatagatgtcCTCCATATTTTTAGCTGGGGAATATTTACAGAGGATGACTCCTCTTTTCAGCAATGCAGTGCTTGACATTAACACAGTTTGATGTCAATATTTGCAGACCTGCCCAGAACAACcaaagtctgtctgtctgtgacttaGCCTGTTAGTAGTTTCAGTGGTGCGGTAGAAGTTGGGGAAGGAAGCCCTTTCTGTCTTAAAGGTTCCTCTCATGCAGATTTGTGAACATCTGCAAGATAGAAATCAAACTGAATCTCAGTTCTCAGGCTTCCTTTTGTGTCAGCTGCTTCCTTTATTCtatattgtgttatttattatttctggtATGTCTCAAGTAGATGGGAAATAGAATGGCCCGTTGACACATGAAAAGTTATTATatacattgtatttttttatgtttagaaaaaatgtttaaactcCACCAATTTTGCATGTGAAGTTGT encodes the following:
- the naaladl1 gene encoding aminopeptidase NAALADL1; protein product: MILKVVISVVCAVAVLTVGILIGHFGIDKGSSAPSWVGDLAKDVDETLIEKFLSEVDNIEIQENLRELTKVPHMATTPGDEQTVKLMLERWQDPETGLDEAWREEYMVYLSFPDTKNPNKVTVVSPSDTVRYTAREKEKAYTADQDDPEVVQPYAAYSPPGHPKGKLVYANQGKPSDYQELNKTMDLRGTIAITRYGGAGRAAKAINAAPYGVIGVLVYTDPLDINDGVMSDIDETYPHSWYLPPSGVERGSFNTHFGDMRTPYLAAKDETYRIPVEDITGIPPIPIQPIGFEDAYVLICELGGEAALADWQGAFNCTYNIGGPGFKETSAFNGSDVKLDIFNHGELKNSSNVMGVIRGSVEPDRYVIYGNHRDSWVHGAIDPSSGTSVMLELTRVLGKMVKQGKWRPRRSIIFGSWGAEEFGLIGSAEYTEQYFTKLSERTVAYINVDIAVFANATLRASGMPSVQNVIFKATKQVNAAGMDSTSVYDNWIKYFNWTSPEHGLIPKMGYLTGAGSDYAAFVHYLGITAMDISYTYDRSKTNARIYPAYHTAYDTFDYASKYIDPGFFSHQAVARTAGNVLIRLADSLVLPLNCSDYAELLEAYLNRAVDLYQSKLQAIPISMEPLKRAVASFRSAASHLDQVIRSSDLANETPMKVRRINDQLMLLDRAFLDPLAFPDKYAFRHVIWTSSSAGMSTFPGLADAFAKAESSGQSSDWNKVHYHLSVLSQNIEGAANTLVDVI